A single window of Falco rusticolus isolate bFalRus1 chromosome 16, bFalRus1.pri, whole genome shotgun sequence DNA harbors:
- the ROBO4 gene encoding roundabout homolog 4 isoform X4 produces the protein MAGSWTLALGLGLCLAALRRGGCHPPGVATAPQTTAALRDNFRLQPGDLVATVGQSLELDCVPPSGHPEPHVTWKKDGVTLDLAGDRYVVTNGKLRVAPARRSDSGVYICVASNAAGKRESRGAHVSVLEKPTIVRHPSDAMAVAGSTVELGCSAQGDPVPRVQWHKEHGDLPWGRHEVDVEHTLRLYAVTPADAGTYVCTAQSQLGTAAATTLLRVEDRLPTGRREAAPWDLLAVRLHLDNGTALLTAAVRLRWRMLVPAPVPVGYMVLYRCLLPASSSWIQHDAGRELSAIIPALRRGYKYEFKVRPYIGGTQGLDSNSRHLWIPEEVPSAAPQHVTLGQAETGNGTVVVSWEPPPPEAHNGIIRGYKVWSMGEGWQHPMNRTVDGGTHYLETLLPSPGAEFCVQVAAFNSAGLGVPSNATCSILGLTAGSTRVARVMRQPVVIAAAGSLLWLALLALLLLLCQRRARQDAAARRRLVAGDSPWLSGPWKPGCAPQNLSSSSSLSSRLLGSDGRDPHPSTLSLEPPSLSPPTPPTHSTLRGGHPLPPGDTGCCGGGHPGVCTSPSTLNPAPWEHICKRELHQVHSTPLLTGGPGHIPVTGSGGEWGTDFGLAAGWPQQRGHDGDTATVMMAGGDRQQLPVFSSPKPRRGSASLASSVTRSPATPPRPPHAWHPPVTRSPATVCPRDISPVTRRPKDMFPVTGIPRDMSPASQHPRDTSPVTESPRDASPVTRHPRDMSQATRHSKDPSPATRHQRDTALATKHPEDTSLVTSCPRDMSVVTRQSRDASPVTKCQRDMSPATRHPDDTSPASGNTSPVTRLPREKSPATGHQRDKFLATRYPGDMSPVTRHPMDKFSATAPPRDTSPGTRHPEEMSPVPGHCRNKFLGTRYPKDMSPSTRYSRDASPVTRHPRDTFLATRHPKDMSPVTRHPKDTSPTTRHPRDTSPGTRNPEEMSPIPGHRKDTFLGSRYTEDTSPDMRHPKDTPPATRHPRDTSPGTRHSEDMSPVTGHQRDMFLGNRYLKDMSPATKHPRDTSPVPGRLSPAFSDGVLTQQRVAEDLEMDQNTTCPSPPAPTTSRSFSPLHTYGYIYGPPASELGEEEEEEEEEQPATRGSPEGSLLNGWGSVSEDNFASARCSLVSSCDGSFLLDASFARALAVAVDGLCFGLEDTDGAYGAGPSPPPSPLEGVFSPGVPIPPWDWGTVLGVPRRVRTEAAMGIPQHGGHRSESGSPWARASGEPGTGGTEAWRSPGCRTQQSQSPLGSAKIQLY, from the exons ATGGCGGGCAGCTGGACACTGGCGCTGGGCTTGGGGCTCTGCCTCGCCGCGCTGCGCCGGGGAG GCTGCCACCCCCCCGGCGTGGCCACAGCACCCCAAACCACAGCTG cGCTGCGGGACAATTTCCGCCTGCAGCCGGGTGATTTGGTGGCCACAGTGGGCCAATCATTGGAGCTGGATTGTGTCCCCCCGTCGGGGCACCCTGAACCCCACGTCACCTGGAAGAAGGATGGGGTGACCTTGGACTTGGCGGGTGACAGGTATGTGGTCACCAACGGGAAGCTGCGGGTGGCACCGGCGCGACGGAGTGACTCCGGGGTCTACATCTGTGTGGCGTCCAACGCGGCGGGCAAGAGGGAGAGCCGGGGTGCCCATGTCTCCGTCCTGG AGAAGCCAACCATCGTGCGGCACCCGAGCGATGCCATGGCGGTGGCCGGCAGCACcgtggagctgggctgcagtgcCCAAGGTGACCCAGTGCCGCGGGTGCAGTGGCACAAGGAACATGGGGACCTGCCTTGGGGCAG GCACGAGGTGGATGTGGAACACACTTTGCGCCTCTACGCCGTGACACCCGCCGATGCCGGCACCTACGTGTGTacagcacagagccagctgGGCACTGCCGCCGCCACCACCCTCCTCCGCGTGGAGG ACCGGCTGCCGACGGGCCGGCGGGAGGCTGCACCGTGGGACCTGCTGGCCGTGCGGCTGCACCTGGACAACGGCACCGCGCTGCTCACCGCCGCTGTCCGGCTCCGCTGGCGG ATGCTGGTGCCAGCGCCGGTGCCGGTGGGCTACATGGTGCTGTAccgctgcctgctccctgccagctcctcctggaTCCAACATGACGCAGGCAGGGAGCTCAGCGCCATCATCCCTGCGCTCCGCAGGGGCTACAAGTATGAGTTCAAGGTCCGACCCTACATTGGAGGGACCCAGGGCTTGGACAGCAACAGCAGGCACCTCTGGATACCCGAGGAAG TGCCAAGCGCGGCACCCCAGCACGTCACCCTGGGCCAGGCTGAGACGGGGAACGGCACCGTGGTTGTGAGCTGGGAGCCGCCTCCTCCTGAGGCCCACAATGGCATCATCCGGGGCTACAAG GTCTGGTCCATGGGTGAGGGCTGGCAACACCCCATGAACAGGACAGTGGACGGAGGCACCCACTACCTGGAAACCCTCCTCCCAAGCCCTGGGGCCGAATTCTGCGTCCAGGTGGCGGCTTTCAACAGCGCGGGACTGGGGGTCCCCAGCAATGCcacctgcagcatcctgg GGCTGACAGCGGGGAGCACCAGGGTGGCCCGGGTGATGCGGCAGCCCGTCGTCATCGCAGCTGCCGGCTCATTGCTCTGGTTGGCCTTGCtcgccctcctcctcctcctctgccagcgCCGTGCCAGGCAGGACGCTGCGGCTCGCCGCAG gctggtggctggtgaCTCACCGTGGCTCAGTGGTCCCTGGAAACCTGGCTGTGCACCCCaaaacctcagcagcagcagcagcctcagcagccGGCTCCTGGGCAGCGATGGCAgggacccccacccctcca CCCTGTCCTTGGAGCCACCAAGCCTCAGCCCTCCCACGCCCCCCACCCACAGCACCCTCCGTGGGGGGCACCCACTGCCCCCTGGGGACACGGGATGCTGTGGTGGGGGGCACCCCGGAGTGTGCACCTCACCCAGCACCCTGAACCCAGCACCCTGGGAGCACATCTGCAAGAGAG AGCTGCATCAAGTGCACAGCACCCCGCTGCTCACGGGTGGCCCTGGCCACATCCCTGTCACTGGAAGTGGAGGCGAGTGGGGGACGGATTttgggctggcagctgggtggCCTCAGCAAAGGGGACATGATGGTGACACTGCCACTGTCATGATGGCTGGAGGGGAccggcagcagctgccagtcTTCAGCTCCCCAAAGCCGCGACGGGGCAGTGCCTCTCTGGCCTCCAGTGTCACCAGATCACCAGCGACACCACCAAGACCACCCCATGCCTGGCACCCACCAGTGACCCG GTCCCCGGCCACTGTGTGCCCCAGGGACATATCCCCGGTCACCAGGCGCCCCAAGGACATGTTCCCAGTCACTGGGATCCCCAGGGACATGTCTCCAGCCTCTCAGCACCCCAGGGACACATCCCCGGTCACTGAGAGCCCCAGGGATGCGTCACCAGTCACCAGGCATCCCAGGGACATGTCACAGGCCACCAGGCACTCCAAGGACCCATCACCAGCCACGAGGCACCAAAGGGACACAGCCTTGGCCACCAAGCACCCTGAGGACACATCCCTGGTCAccagctgccccagggacaTGTCTGTGGTCACCAGGCAATCTAGGGATGCATCACCAGTGACCAAGTGCCAGAGGGACATGTCACCAGCCACCAGGCACCCTGATGACACGTCCCCAGCCAGTGGGAACACCTCTCCAGTCaccaggctccccagggagaAGTCCCCAGCCACTGGGCACCAGAGGGACAAGTTCCTGGCCACCAG GTACCCCGGAGACATGTCACCAGTCACCAGGCATCCCATGGATAAATTTTCAGCCACTGCCCCCCCCAGGGACACATCCCCAGGCACCAGGCACCCTGAGGAGATGTCCCCAGTCCCCGGGCACTGCAGGAACAAGTTCTTGGGCACCAGATACCCCAAGGACATGTCCCCATCCACCAGGTACTCCAGGGACGCATCACCAGTGACCAGGCACCCAAGGGACACATTTCTGGCCACCAGACACCCAAAGGACATGTCACCAGTCACCAGGCATCCCAAGGACACATCCCCCACCACCAGGCACCCAAGGGACACATCTCCTGGCACCAGGAACCCTGAGGAGATGTCTCCAATCCCTGGTCACCGCAAGGACACATTCTTGGGCAGCAG GTATACTGAGGACACATCACCGGACATGAGGCATCCCAAGGACACACCTCCAGCCACCAGGCACCCAAGGGACACATCTCCAGGCACCAGGCACTCTGAAGATATGTCCCCAGTCACTGGTCACCAGAGGGACATGTTCTTGGGCAACAG GTACCTCAAGGACATGTCCCCGGCCACCAAGCACCCAAGGGACACATCCCCGGTTCCCGGGCGCCTCTCGCCAGCATTCAGTGATGGGGTCCTCACGCAGCAGCGGGTGGCTGAGGATCTGGAGATGGACCAGAACACCACCTGCCCCAG ccccccagcaccaacAACATCACGGTCCTTCTCGCCACTGCACACATATGGATATATCTATGGGCCACCAGCCTCTGagctgggtgaggaggaggaggaggaggaggaagagcagccaGCAACGCGGGGCTCGCCAGAGGGGTCCTTGCTGAACGGCTGGGGGTCTGTCTCAGAGGACAACTTCGCCAGCGCCCGCTGCAGCTTAGTGAGCTCCTGCGATGGCTCCTTCCTCCTGGACGCCAGCTTCGCCCGGGCGCTGGCTGTGGCCGTTGATGGCCTCTGCTTTGGCCTCGAGGACACCGATGGAGCCTACGGGG caggtccctcaccaccaccatcacccttGGAGGGGGTCTTCTCACCTGGGGTCCCCATCCCCCCCTGGGACTGGGGGACAGTGCTAGGGGTCCCACGGAGAGTGAGGACAGAGGCGGCCATGGGCATCCCACAGCATG gtgGCCACAGGTCTGAGAGTGGCAGCCCCTGGGCCAGGGCAAGTGGCGAGCCAGGGACAGGAGGGACAGAAGCGTGGCGGTCCCCAGGGTGTAGGACACAGCAAAGCCAGAGTCCCCTTGGCTCGGCTAAAATCCAGCTTTATTAA
- the ROBO4 gene encoding roundabout homolog 4 isoform X1, producing the protein MAGSWTLALGLGLCLAALRRGGCHPPGVATAPQTTAALRDNFRLQPGDLVATVGQSLELDCVPPSGHPEPHVTWKKDGVTLDLAGDRYVVTNGKLRVAPARRSDSGVYICVASNAAGKRESRGAHVSVLEKPTIVRHPSDAMAVAGSTVELGCSAQGDPVPRVQWHKEHGDLPWGRHEVDVEHTLRLYAVTPADAGTYVCTAQSQLGTAAATTLLRVEDRLPTGRREAAPWDLLAVRLHLDNGTALLTAAVRLRWRMLVPAPVPVGYMVLYRCLLPASSSWIQHDAGRELSAIIPALRRGYKYEFKVRPYIGGTQGLDSNSRHLWIPEEVPSAAPQHVTLGQAETGNGTVVVSWEPPPPEAHNGIIRGYKVWSMGEGWQHPMNRTVDGGTHYLETLLPSPGAEFCVQVAAFNSAGLGVPSNATCSILGLTAGSTRVARVMRQPVVIAAAGSLLWLALLALLLLLCQRRARQDAAARRRLVAGDSPWLSGPWKPGCAPQNLSSSSSLSSRLLGSDGRDPHPSTLSLEPPSLSPPTPPTHSTLRGGHPLPPGDTGCCGGGHPGVCTSPSTLNPAPWEHICKRELHQVHSTPLLTGGPGHIPVTGSGGEWGTDFGLAAGWPQQRGHDGDTATVMMAGGDRQQLPVFSSPKPRRGSASLASSVTRSPATPPRPPHAWHPPVTRSPATVCPRDISPVTRRPKDMFPVTGIPRDMSPASQHPRDTSPVTESPRDASPVTRHPRDMSQATRHSKDPSPATRHQRDTALATKHPEDTSLVTSCPRDMSVVTRQSRDASPVTKCQRDMSPATRHPDDTSPASGNTSPVTRLPREKSPATGHQRDKFLATRYCKDVSLATRHPRDLSLVTRHPRDVFLSSRYPGDMSPVTRHPMDKFSATAPPRDTSPGTRHPEEMSPVPGHCRNKFLGTRYPKDMSPSTRYSRDASPVTRHPRDTFLATRHPKDMSPVTRHPKDTSPTTRHPRDTSPGTRNPEEMSPIPGHRKDTFLGSRYTEDTSPDMRHPKDTPPATRHPRDTSPGTRHSEDMSPVTGHQRDMFLGNRYLKDMSPATKHPRDTSPVPGRLSPAFSDGVLTQQRVAEDLEMDQNTTCPSPPAPTTSRSFSPLHTYGYIYGPPASELGEEEEEEEEEQPATRGSPEGSLLNGWGSVSEDNFASARCSLVSSCDGSFLLDASFARALAVAVDGLCFGLEDTDGAYGAGPSPPPSPLEGVFSPGVPIPPWDWGTVLGVPRRVRTEAAMGIPQHGGHRSESGSPWARASGEPGTGGTEAWRSPGCRTQQSQSPLGSAKIQLY; encoded by the exons ATGGCGGGCAGCTGGACACTGGCGCTGGGCTTGGGGCTCTGCCTCGCCGCGCTGCGCCGGGGAG GCTGCCACCCCCCCGGCGTGGCCACAGCACCCCAAACCACAGCTG cGCTGCGGGACAATTTCCGCCTGCAGCCGGGTGATTTGGTGGCCACAGTGGGCCAATCATTGGAGCTGGATTGTGTCCCCCCGTCGGGGCACCCTGAACCCCACGTCACCTGGAAGAAGGATGGGGTGACCTTGGACTTGGCGGGTGACAGGTATGTGGTCACCAACGGGAAGCTGCGGGTGGCACCGGCGCGACGGAGTGACTCCGGGGTCTACATCTGTGTGGCGTCCAACGCGGCGGGCAAGAGGGAGAGCCGGGGTGCCCATGTCTCCGTCCTGG AGAAGCCAACCATCGTGCGGCACCCGAGCGATGCCATGGCGGTGGCCGGCAGCACcgtggagctgggctgcagtgcCCAAGGTGACCCAGTGCCGCGGGTGCAGTGGCACAAGGAACATGGGGACCTGCCTTGGGGCAG GCACGAGGTGGATGTGGAACACACTTTGCGCCTCTACGCCGTGACACCCGCCGATGCCGGCACCTACGTGTGTacagcacagagccagctgGGCACTGCCGCCGCCACCACCCTCCTCCGCGTGGAGG ACCGGCTGCCGACGGGCCGGCGGGAGGCTGCACCGTGGGACCTGCTGGCCGTGCGGCTGCACCTGGACAACGGCACCGCGCTGCTCACCGCCGCTGTCCGGCTCCGCTGGCGG ATGCTGGTGCCAGCGCCGGTGCCGGTGGGCTACATGGTGCTGTAccgctgcctgctccctgccagctcctcctggaTCCAACATGACGCAGGCAGGGAGCTCAGCGCCATCATCCCTGCGCTCCGCAGGGGCTACAAGTATGAGTTCAAGGTCCGACCCTACATTGGAGGGACCCAGGGCTTGGACAGCAACAGCAGGCACCTCTGGATACCCGAGGAAG TGCCAAGCGCGGCACCCCAGCACGTCACCCTGGGCCAGGCTGAGACGGGGAACGGCACCGTGGTTGTGAGCTGGGAGCCGCCTCCTCCTGAGGCCCACAATGGCATCATCCGGGGCTACAAG GTCTGGTCCATGGGTGAGGGCTGGCAACACCCCATGAACAGGACAGTGGACGGAGGCACCCACTACCTGGAAACCCTCCTCCCAAGCCCTGGGGCCGAATTCTGCGTCCAGGTGGCGGCTTTCAACAGCGCGGGACTGGGGGTCCCCAGCAATGCcacctgcagcatcctgg GGCTGACAGCGGGGAGCACCAGGGTGGCCCGGGTGATGCGGCAGCCCGTCGTCATCGCAGCTGCCGGCTCATTGCTCTGGTTGGCCTTGCtcgccctcctcctcctcctctgccagcgCCGTGCCAGGCAGGACGCTGCGGCTCGCCGCAG gctggtggctggtgaCTCACCGTGGCTCAGTGGTCCCTGGAAACCTGGCTGTGCACCCCaaaacctcagcagcagcagcagcctcagcagccGGCTCCTGGGCAGCGATGGCAgggacccccacccctcca CCCTGTCCTTGGAGCCACCAAGCCTCAGCCCTCCCACGCCCCCCACCCACAGCACCCTCCGTGGGGGGCACCCACTGCCCCCTGGGGACACGGGATGCTGTGGTGGGGGGCACCCCGGAGTGTGCACCTCACCCAGCACCCTGAACCCAGCACCCTGGGAGCACATCTGCAAGAGAG AGCTGCATCAAGTGCACAGCACCCCGCTGCTCACGGGTGGCCCTGGCCACATCCCTGTCACTGGAAGTGGAGGCGAGTGGGGGACGGATTttgggctggcagctgggtggCCTCAGCAAAGGGGACATGATGGTGACACTGCCACTGTCATGATGGCTGGAGGGGAccggcagcagctgccagtcTTCAGCTCCCCAAAGCCGCGACGGGGCAGTGCCTCTCTGGCCTCCAGTGTCACCAGATCACCAGCGACACCACCAAGACCACCCCATGCCTGGCACCCACCAGTGACCCG GTCCCCGGCCACTGTGTGCCCCAGGGACATATCCCCGGTCACCAGGCGCCCCAAGGACATGTTCCCAGTCACTGGGATCCCCAGGGACATGTCTCCAGCCTCTCAGCACCCCAGGGACACATCCCCGGTCACTGAGAGCCCCAGGGATGCGTCACCAGTCACCAGGCATCCCAGGGACATGTCACAGGCCACCAGGCACTCCAAGGACCCATCACCAGCCACGAGGCACCAAAGGGACACAGCCTTGGCCACCAAGCACCCTGAGGACACATCCCTGGTCAccagctgccccagggacaTGTCTGTGGTCACCAGGCAATCTAGGGATGCATCACCAGTGACCAAGTGCCAGAGGGACATGTCACCAGCCACCAGGCACCCTGATGACACGTCCCCAGCCAGTGGGAACACCTCTCCAGTCaccaggctccccagggagaAGTCCCCAGCCACTGGGCACCAGAGGGACAAGTTCCTGGCCACCAGGTACTGCAAGGACGTGTCTCTGGCCACCAGGCACCCCAGGGACCTATCACTGGTGACCAGGCACCCAAGGGACGTGTTCCTGTCCAGCAGGTACCCCGGAGACATGTCACCAGTCACCAGGCATCCCATGGATAAATTTTCAGCCACTGCCCCCCCCAGGGACACATCCCCAGGCACCAGGCACCCTGAGGAGATGTCCCCAGTCCCCGGGCACTGCAGGAACAAGTTCTTGGGCACCAGATACCCCAAGGACATGTCCCCATCCACCAGGTACTCCAGGGACGCATCACCAGTGACCAGGCACCCAAGGGACACATTTCTGGCCACCAGACACCCAAAGGACATGTCACCAGTCACCAGGCATCCCAAGGACACATCCCCCACCACCAGGCACCCAAGGGACACATCTCCTGGCACCAGGAACCCTGAGGAGATGTCTCCAATCCCTGGTCACCGCAAGGACACATTCTTGGGCAGCAG GTATACTGAGGACACATCACCGGACATGAGGCATCCCAAGGACACACCTCCAGCCACCAGGCACCCAAGGGACACATCTCCAGGCACCAGGCACTCTGAAGATATGTCCCCAGTCACTGGTCACCAGAGGGACATGTTCTTGGGCAACAG GTACCTCAAGGACATGTCCCCGGCCACCAAGCACCCAAGGGACACATCCCCGGTTCCCGGGCGCCTCTCGCCAGCATTCAGTGATGGGGTCCTCACGCAGCAGCGGGTGGCTGAGGATCTGGAGATGGACCAGAACACCACCTGCCCCAG ccccccagcaccaacAACATCACGGTCCTTCTCGCCACTGCACACATATGGATATATCTATGGGCCACCAGCCTCTGagctgggtgaggaggaggaggaggaggaggaagagcagccaGCAACGCGGGGCTCGCCAGAGGGGTCCTTGCTGAACGGCTGGGGGTCTGTCTCAGAGGACAACTTCGCCAGCGCCCGCTGCAGCTTAGTGAGCTCCTGCGATGGCTCCTTCCTCCTGGACGCCAGCTTCGCCCGGGCGCTGGCTGTGGCCGTTGATGGCCTCTGCTTTGGCCTCGAGGACACCGATGGAGCCTACGGGG caggtccctcaccaccaccatcacccttGGAGGGGGTCTTCTCACCTGGGGTCCCCATCCCCCCCTGGGACTGGGGGACAGTGCTAGGGGTCCCACGGAGAGTGAGGACAGAGGCGGCCATGGGCATCCCACAGCATG gtgGCCACAGGTCTGAGAGTGGCAGCCCCTGGGCCAGGGCAAGTGGCGAGCCAGGGACAGGAGGGACAGAAGCGTGGCGGTCCCCAGGGTGTAGGACACAGCAAAGCCAGAGTCCCCTTGGCTCGGCTAAAATCCAGCTTTATTAA